The sequence AAGGCGCGGGCATCGGTCAGAGACAGCAGCACGGTGTCACCGATACGGATCTCGGGGCGTGGCACGCTGAGCAGGCCGTTGTCGCCGCCGGTCCAGTCGCTCAGGGTGTAGGCGACGAAGTAAGCCATCTGACTGAAAGCCAAAGTCAGCATCACGAAGTAGATGCCGGTGCGCCGGATTGCCAGGGCGCCCACTAAAAAGGCCAGGAACCCGCCAACCACCGCAGCGCCCAACAGCGCACTGAACAGACCCAGTTGCAGATGGATCATCAGCAGCGCCGCACAATACGCACCGGCGCCGAAGAAGATGCCTTGGCCGAAGGACAAGAGCCCGGTGTAGCCCAGCAGCAGATTGCAGGCCAGGGCCGCCATGGCAAAGATCAGGATTTCGGTGGCCAGGGTCGCAGAGGGCAAAATCAACGGCAGGCCGATCAATACCGCAAGCACCAACAGCAGCATGTAGCGCGACTGGGTCTTGGCGAACGGCAGGGGATTTTTCTCGCTCATGTCAGGCTCTCCCGAACAGGCCGTAAGGGCGTACCAGAATCACCACGGCCATTGCGCCGTAGATCATCAGGCTCGCACCCTGGGGCCAGAGTGTGGTCATCAGGCTTTGCACCACGCCCACCAGCAGGCCACCGACGAGGGCGCCGCTGAACGAACCCATGCCGCCGATTACCACCACCACGAAGGCAACGCCGAGAATTTCCGGGCCGACAAAGGGCTGGGCGCCGCGCAATGGCGCGAACAGCACGCCGGCGACACCGGCCAGGGCTACGCCGAGGGCGAAGGTCATGGAAAACAGGCGGAAAATATTGGTACCCAGCAGCGACACGGTTTCGGTGCTTTCACTGCCGGCCCGCACCAGGGCGCCGAAACGTGTGCGTTCCAGCAGCAGCCACAGGCCCAGGCCCACCAGGCCGGAGAAGGCGATCAGGAACAGACGGTAGTAGGGGTAGACGAAATCGCCGATCACCAATACGCCGCGCAACAGTTCCGGTACGGCGACGCTTTTGCCCACCGGGCCCCAGATCATCACGCTGGCTTCCTGGATGATCAGCGCGATCCCCAGGGTCACCAGAATCTGGAACATATGCGGTAAGTGGTAGATCCGCTGGATCAATAATCGCTCGATGGCCCAGGCCAGGGCGGCCACCACCAACGGCGCGATCAGCAGTGCCAGCCAGAAGCTGCCGGTGAGGCTGACAGCGGTGTAACAGATGTAGGCGCCCAACAGGAAAAACGCACCATGGGCGAAGTTAACGAAGTTCAGCAGGCCGAAAATAATCGTCAGCCCGACCGCAATCAGGAAGTAGATCATCCCGAGGCCCAGGCCATTGAGAATCTGGAACAGGTAAAGATTGAGCATGCAGGAGTCCTCAAACAGGAGGTCGCTGGCGCGACCCTGCCGTGTGTAACCGATAGTTTTTAGCGGATCAGCCGAGCACGCAGCCCGTGGTTTCCACCGGCGGGAATGACTGGCCGGCGCTGAGCACCTTGGCCAGGTCATCCTTGTCGGCCATGTCGCCGGCTGCCTTGCCCACCAACAGGTAGTAATCCTTGATCACCTGGTGGTCGCCGGCGCGGATAGATTCCTTGCCGGTCGGGCCTTCATAGCTCAGGCCCTGCATGGCCTTGGCCACGGTCGATCCGTCGAAGCTGCCGGTCGCGATGATGGTGTCGAGCATGACCTTGGTGCTGATGTAGTCGGCAGCCAACGGGTAGGTGGGATTGATGCCGTATTTGGCCTGGGTCAGCTTCACCAGCTCGCGGTTGAGCGGCGTGTCGACCTGATGCCAGTACTGTGCGCCGAGGTACACGCCTTCCAGCACATCGCTGCCCAGTTCCTGAAATTGGTCGAGACCGGCGGACCACACCAGCAGCACCTTCATGCGCTCCTTGATGCCGAAGTTCACCGCCTGGCGCAGGGTGTTGGATGACTGGCTGCCGAAGTTAAGCAGCACCAGCACGTCGGGTTTGGCAGCGATGGCATTGGTCAGGTAACCGGAGAATTCCTGTTCCTGCAATGAGTGGTAGCTATTACCGACATGCTCCAGGCCGTTCTCTTTGAGCACGGTCTTGGCACCTTCCAACAGCGCTTCGCCAAACACGTATTGCGGCGTGATGGTGTACCAGCGCTTGGCGTTCGGTAGCAGTTTGATCAGCGGGATCAGGGTTTCGCGGATTGCACCGTAGGTCGGTACCGACCAGCGAAAGGTCGCACTGTTGCAGTCCTTGCCGGTGACTTCATCGGCGCCCACCGGGGTCATGAATACACCGCCGACCTTGGCCACTTCCTTGGCCACCGCCAGCGCCGAGGAGGACAGGGTGCAGCCCTGGAAGAAGCGTGCGCCATCCTGTTGAATCGCTTCCTGGACCTTGCGCACCGCCTTGCCGGCGTTGCCTTCGGTGTCGATCACCTTGTAATTCAGCGGCCGGCCCAATAGCTCGGGATACTGTTCCACCGCCAGGCGCGAACCCATGTCGGCAAATTTGCCATAGCTGGCAAAGGCGCCAGACATGGACTTGAGGCCGTAAAAGGTAAAGGGCTCGGCGGCGAATGCGCAGCGCACACTCAGCGGAAGGCTGAGGGCGGCTGCAGCGGTAAGACTGGCTTTCAACAACGTACGACGCTGCATGGGGTGACTCCCTGGTTTAATTATTGGCAGGAGTGGCAATGGCAAAACGGCGCATCACGGCCTGTGGGCAGGCCTTTTATTGGGTGAAACGGTCTTTTTTTCGCCGCCTTCGTAGCAGCTGTCGAGCTCAAGCGAGGCTGCGTGGGCGGTGCATGACGTGATGATTAGGGTGCGTCCTACGCAGCCTCGCGTGAGCTCGACAGCTGCTACGGTTGTTGTCAGTGGCTGTGATCAAACTCCAGTAGAAAATGTGGGCTGACTTGGCCTTCCAGCGCGGTCATGTGGTGTTCGGCGTCGCACATGTGCTCATGCATCAAGCTGCGGATGGCCGTTTCATTCTCGGCGCGAAAGGCGATCAACAGTTGCTTGTGGTAATCGAGGTTGGCTGCGTCGAACTGCTTGCGCTTGGGCTTGTAGGCTTTCTTCAACACCACCAGGTCGCGCAGCAGGTCATTGAGAAACTGCGCCATGAAACTCAGCAGCGGGTTGGGGCAGGCCTTGGCCAGCAGGTTATGGAACTCAAGCTCTGCCAGACGTTGCTCACGCTGACCAGCCTCGCTGTCTTCCGGGGCGCTGCAAAAGTCCACGTTGTCTTGCAGGGCGCGGTAGTCGTCTTCGCTCAAGCGGCCTAGCACCGACACGGCCAGTTCTACCTCAATGACTTTGCGTAGTTGGTACACCTGCTCGCCGTCCAGGTGCTGGAAGTGCAGGTAATTACGCAAGGCGCGGCTGGCCGGTTCGGTCCCGGCCTGGTTCAGGTAGGCACCGCCACTGGGGCCGGTACGGGTGTTGACCAGTCCTTCAACTTCCAAGGCCTTGAGTGCTTCGCGGGCCGAACCCTTGGAGCACTGGAAGCTTTCCATCAGCTCACGTTCAGTGGGCAGACGGTCTCCGGGCTTCAAAGCATCGGTGACGATGGAGCGCTTGACTGACTCGACAATCACGTCGGAAAGCTTCTGGCGTTTGCGTCGCAGGGGGCGGCTGAGCATGTTTTCTATTTATCGTATTAATGCGGATAAATAGTACTTAATAGGGCTTGGAGCGAGGCGTCAACGGAGGGTGTCGTTTTCAGTAAAAAAGGGTCGTAATCGAGGCTGGCACAATCATGACCGTTCCTTGCGCGTGTCACTGTGCAGCGGTTGCGTCACTGCACAGGGTTGATCGCGGTGGCATCGTTCCATGGACCAGGTACTCGCCGACCCATTGGTTTACACATGCACTCACCCCGCTGAACGACACGCCATGCAGGTTGACGCCCTTGAGCAGGACCCGGCTGGCCGGCAGTGTCCGTTCAAAGGCCCAGGCGGCGCCCATGGCTGGGGCCTGGTCATCGAAATCGGCTTGCACCATCAACAAGTTTTCGGCTTCGGCCAAGCGTTTGTGGGGCAGGGGATTGGCTGTGCGTTGTGGCCATGCCGTGCACTGGCGGCCTTCCAGGAAGCTCCCTGCGATGGGGTACTTCACCGCATATTCAGCTTCCGTCCGCGCCCAGAAGGTTTCGTTCGAGTAGCCCGAGCTATTGCACAAAATGGCGTGCCTCACCGAGTCGGCAGCTGACATGCGCAAGGGCCCTGGTGCCGGTAGATTGGGCTGGAATGGCTCGCGAACGCGTTGCAGCAATAGTCCAAACAGCGATTTTGCCCGGTGTTCGATGACGGCTTCGGGACTGAAGACATAAGCCCGAGCTCGTGCCAGGAGCGCCAGATCGTCGGCGCCCGGTGTTTCCTGCAACCAGCGGCTGAGCAGGTGCGCACTCATCAAGCCTGCGGGATCGCTGTAGTAAAGGTTGTTGGAGCGTAGCGCTGCGCGAACAGTGGGCTGCAACTGCAGGAACACTTGCCGCACCGCCTCCCGGGTCTCACCCAGTTGGTAGACCTGTGGGTTATTGGCGGCGGGAGTGGCCACGAAGTGATCGAAGATTCGCTCTTTCTCCCGGGCAACGATCAGGCTTGCGTGTTCGAGCGACGAGGTCCAGTCGATATTCGAGTCCAGCACCATGCGTCCGAGCTGTTCCGGGAACAGTCCGCCGTACCAGGCGCCGAGCCATGTACCGTAGCCGATCCCCAGGTAGTTGAACCGCAGTTCGCCCAGGTGCCTGCGCACAAACTCCAGGTCTCTGGTCGTCTGCTCGCTGGTGATGTAGGGCGTCAACGGGTGTTTGGCGCAGGCCTGCGCGATGACCCGAGCGTTGTGGCGCATCGCTGCCAGGTTGCCTTCGCTGCGGTCTTCGGTGACATCCCCTTGAGGCATGATCGAGGCGTCGGATCGGCACTCCAGGCGTGATCCTGGCAGGCTACTCAACCCCCGAGGGGTAATTTCGATTACGTCATAGGCGTCGGCCAGTACCCGATAGGTTTCCCCCCACGCGGGTTGCGTTGCGTAATGCTTCCAGACGGTTGCCAGATGCACGGCGAATGCGCCGCCAGTATCGACCCCGGGCCCGCCAGGATGGGTGAAAAGCGCGCCTTGGCGAGAGAGTGGTTGTTTGGCACCAACGCGTGTGATGTCGAAACTGATGGTGCCCAGGTCGGGTGTGGCGTGGTCCAGTGGCGCGGTGACGACGCCGCACTGGGTCCTTCCAAGGACCTCGGGGTCCACCCGGTCTAGGGACGGCCGGGTACATTCCAACAACCACTCGATGCCGGTTTTCGGCGATTCAGTATTGGCATGGACAATGGCGGGCGCCAGCACCGTCAGCAACAGCCCGCAGCCAATCGTGATGCCTCTTGCAGCGTCATGGGTTTTCATCAGCGGTCCTGGATTGCCATTTTTCGAGGCGACGTTTTACCAAGGACTGCAGGGGAGGAATGTAGGTGAAAATGACGCTGGATGTACGAAAGAGGACTTTTGATTTTCGGGTCGAGTTGTTTACCCCAACCCCACCCTGACCTCGGCACACAATCCACCGCCTTGCCGATTGCTAAGCGTCAGCGTTCCCCCAATTGCCACCACCAACTGCTGAGCAATCGCCAATCCCAACCCAGTCCCCCCGGTGCCCCGATTACGCGAACTCTCCACCCGATAAAACGGCTGCATCACCTGCACCAATTCATCCTCGGCAATCCCTGGCCCGCGATCCAATACCTTGATCGACAACTCACCAGCCGCCGTCCCGACCTCCAACTGCGCCGCCCCGGCAAACTTCAGGGCGTTGTCCACCAGGTTCACCAGCACCCGGCGTAAGGCATGGGGCCGAGTATTCAGCACCACCGCGCTTTTCCCGCTTAAGCTGACCTGCTTGTTCATGTCCTGATAGTCAAACATCACGCTGTCGAGAAACGCATCCATGTCGATCCGGCAACTCGCTTCGGTGGCGCCGTGGACGCTGCGGGCATACGCCACACCTTCGCGCACCAGATGCTCCATTTCTCCCAGGTCACTCCACAGTTTTTCCTTCTCGTTGGAGTCGTCCATGAACTCGGCCCGCAGCTTCATGCGGGTGATGGGCGTCTGCAAATCATGGGAGATTGCTGCGAGGATTTGCATGCGCTCCTTGAGGTATTCGGCAATACGCGCCTGCATGGCATTGAATGCGGCGGCGGCGTGGGCGACTTCGGTGGGGCCGGTTTCGTCCAGCGGTGTCGGGTGGGTGTTGGGGTCGAGAGTTTCCACGGCGCGGGCCAGGCGGGCCAGCGGGCGGATGGCGATGCGCACGGCCATCCAGGTACACCCCAGCAATAAGGCCAACTGCAGGATCAGCACCACCGGCAGCCACAACGCCAGTGGAACGGCAGCGGGGCGCACGTCGATGGTGATCGGGTGGCCATCCGCCAGGGTCAGGTCGGCCTGGAAGTGTTTTTGCAGGCCGGGGATGTCCCGAAAGGTCAGGGCGTACTGTTTACCCAGTGCGTCGGCAATGGACGTCGCAGCCATGGGCACGTTGTCAGTGCTCATGGGCACGCCGGTTTCTCCGGCACCCAACAGATAGCGGTAGTTCTGTCGGTCGAGGCGCGGTAGCCAACTGGCCCGTTCAGCGGCGGGCAGGCGGTCGAGGATGGCAATCGAGGTGGAGACGTCGTTCTCCAGGTTGCCCAGCATGGCGGTCCTGGCGCTGATATAGCGCTCATAAAACTGCGCACTGAACGACAGACCATGGGCGCAGATCAGGCTCACCAGGAAAATCAGCGACAACTGCGACGCCAGGGTGCGCGGCCAGCGAAACCCCGGCTTCATTCCTGAGCCCCGAGGATTTCCACCGGCAGTGAGAACACATAGCCTTCGCTGCGCACGGTCTTGATGTAGGCCGGCTCACGTGCATCGTCCAACAAACGCTGGCGCAGGCGGCTGACCAGCAGGTCGATGGAGCGGTCGAACAGGTCGGCATCCCGGCCCTGGGTCAGGTTGAGTAACTGGTCACGGTTGAGTACCCGTTGGGGATGGTCGAGGAACACCCGCAGCAGGCGGTATTCCGCGCCACTCAAGGCCACCAGGGTGTCATCTTCGTCCAGTAAATGGCGGGCGGTGGTGTCCAGGCGCCAGCGACCGAAGCGGATCAAACGACCGCTCTCACTGACGATCAGGTTGGGTGGCAGCATCCGGGTGCGGCGCAATACGGCGTTGATCCGTGCCAGCAGTTCCCGGGCAGCGAAGGGCTTGACCAGGTAGTCGTCGGCGCCCATTTCCAGGCCGATGATACGGTCGGTCTCGTCGCTGCGTGCGGTGAGCATCAGGACCGGCGTGGACTTGTGTTTGCCGACCCGCAGTTCGCGGCACAGCTGCAAGCCGTCGTCGCCCGGCATCATGATGTCGAGCACGATCAGGTCCACGGGGGTGGATTCCAGAAAGCTGCGCATCTGCCGGCCGTCGGCCACGACCGTGGTGCGCAAGCCGTTCTTTTTCAGGTAGTTGCCCACCAGTTCCCGGATCTCCCGATCGTCGTCGACAATCAGAATGTGATCGACATGATCCATCCGCTGCTTCCTCGTTAGTGGCCCGTAGGTGCGCAGTCTAGCTATTGGCAGCGGCCTTGCCTTGTGCCCTTTGTATTGCAGTGTATCTGGCAGGTGCGAGATACACGTCGAAGCAAAAGTCCTGCCGGGTTTCCCTCAGATTATTGAAAGCGCAGGGCACTTCAATGGGCGGACGGGATGAACGCCACACTGCCACCCGAGCGCTTGTGAAAATATCGCTCGCCATTGTCCGGCTGCGTCGTGATCACCTGGTGGTCGTTGCCCAGGAACGCCAGCGGCGTCGGATCTTCCTTGGAGTACTGGGCGACGATGATCGTGCGTCGCGGGTCCCAGCGTTTGCCGCTGGTTTTTTCCAGCCAGGCCATGAAGGCGGCGCTGTCGCCTTGGCGCGGGAAGTCCTGGCTTTCGGCGACGTAGTAGAACGGTGCGCCGTTATTTTGCAGGTACATCGGTAGTTTGTTGTCGACTTCCACCATGACGAATTTCCATTCGTCCCAAGGGGCGCTTTTAACGGCTTGGGTTTGCACATCTTCGGCGAAGCGGGTCACGCCGCCGTTGCCGTTGGTCCATGGGTAAATCACCCCGAGCACCAGCAGCATGGCCCCGGCTGCAATGCCGAACCCCCATTTCCAACCCTGCCCGCTGAGCTTTCCAGCCGCACGTTTTTGGGCAATACGTTCGCTGACCCACCACGCCGCCAATAATTGAGCGAACGGCACCAGTGGCAATACGTAGTAGCTGCGACGGCTGCCACTGGCGGTGAAAAACACAAACAACAGGCCCAGGCCCCAGACGAGCCAGCGGGTGTTGGGTTCAGTCTTGCGCCAGTGCCGCACGGCCAGCCACAAACCGAGTATCCAAAACGGTGCCCACGGCAAGGTGTAGGCTGGGAGGTAAATCAGGTAGGTGTAGATCGGCCCCATATGGTCGAAAGGGTCGAAGAAGCGCACCACGTTCTCGCGAAATACCAGTTCCAGGCCGCTTTCACCGTAAGTCGGTGCGCCGTAGAGACGAGACAGCACAAACGGAATCGCATAAAACGCCCCGGCGATTACCACCGCCAGCAGCAGGCGTGGGTTGAGGTGACGCTTGTAGCGCTGTTCGCTGAGCAGGTGCGGCAGCAGCACCAGGCCCGGTAGCACAAAACCGATCAGCCCCTTGAACAGTGAAGTGGCTGCCAGCAGCAGGAAAAACACGGTGTAGCGGCCCAGCCGCGTATCGTCCGGCCCGCGCCAATACCACCAGACCGCTGCGAGCACACCGCAGACGGTCAGCACATCCGCCGTGGCCACCCGGGCCCAGAAGATAAAGTAGAAGGTGGTCGCCAGCATCCAGCCGGCAATCAGCCCTGTACCCTTGCGGTACAGGCGTTCGCCAATCAGATAGACCAGCCAGATGCTCAGCCAGGCTGCGATCACCGAAGACAGACGCAGTGACCAGGGGCCGAGGCCGCCCATCATGTTGGCGAAGGCTGTAATCAGCCAATAAGAGGGCAGGGGTTTGTCGTAATAAGGCGCGCCCTTGAGGTAGGGGTCGAAGTAATCACCACTTTGCAGCATTTGCAGGGCGATGTTCGCCCAGCGGGTTTCCGGCCCCCACAGGTCACGACTGCCCAGGCCCAGCAGCAGGATCACAGCTGACACACCAAGGAGCAGGAGCAGCGCCCCTCGTTCGGTTTTCCAGAAGCTCATGGGGCGATTCCAATGCAGGTAAGGGTGGGGGCGGATCAAATGTGGGAGCGCAAGCGCCCCCACATTAGTGCTGCTGTGTTACAGGGATTGCGGGTAAATGATGATTTCCAGATTGCCCTTGTAATACCGCTTGCCTCCTGGCGGCAGTTGCCCGGCTTCACGCATTTCGCTGGTGCTCTTGACCCGCATGATGACTCCCACCGAACCTTGGCGGCGGGCTTCGGCCAGCCAGGACTGGACGCTATCCAGGTCGACCTTGCGGTAGGCCGAGTCGGGGTAGTTAAGGCCATAGCGCAACTCGCCGACGGTGTCATAGAACGCCACCTCGGGACGTCGCAGGCGCCAGGACAAGGCCGATGCGGAGTCCAGTTCATTGCTAAGCAGTGCGCGGGTCTGCTGCAGCTCGTCCAGGTGTTCAAGGATGAACTGGTCGGGCATTTCGTTATCCGTCACCACGGCTGGCATACCCACGGGCAGCAGGGCGACCAGCAGGCCGATGCCCAGGGCTGGCATCGCCCACAGGGTCAGTGGGCGCAGCACCTGCAACAGATTTGTCAGCATCCAGCCCATCAATACGATGTAGGCCAGGGACAGGCTGAACATCTCACTGTGACTGTTGCCATACAGCGGCCGGTCGATTTGCAGGTAGATCAGGACGACCATCGCCGTCAGGCCGATCAGGAAATTGAGCAGGCCGTTGATGAACAGGGTCCGGGGTTTGGCACGGGTCACCAGGTCGATCAGGGTATGCCCCATCAGCAACGCCAGGGGCAGCAGGCACGGCATGATGTAGGTCGGTAACTTGCCTTTGCTCAGGCTGAAAAAGGCCAGGGGCAGCAGGAACCACAGGGCCAGGAAAACCATGGCCGGCCGGCGTTTTTCCTGCCAGGTCTTGATCAGCGTCGCCGGCAGCAGTGCGGCCCACGGCAGGCAGGACACCACGATGATCGGCAGGAAGAACCACCACGGCCGGGCGTGTTGTGCGTTGTCGGCGGCAAACCGGCGGATGTGCTCATGCCAGAAAAAGAAGCGCCAGTAGTCGGGCTCCTGGGCGTGCACCGCCAATGCCCATGGCAGGCATATCACTGCGGCCACCAGCATCGCCAATGGGC is a genomic window of Pseudomonas sp. ADAK18 containing:
- a CDS encoding branched-chain amino acid ABC transporter permease — translated: MSEKNPLPFAKTQSRYMLLLVLAVLIGLPLILPSATLATEILIFAMAALACNLLLGYTGLLSFGQGIFFGAGAYCAALLMIHLQLGLFSALLGAAVVGGFLAFLVGALAIRRTGIYFVMLTLAFSQMAYFVAYTLSDWTGGDNGLLSVPRPEIRIGDTVLLSLTDARAFYGFVAVLFLLIFIGARRVIASPFGSTLMAIRENETRASAIGYDTRHFKILVFVLSGAVTGIAGALYAMLLHFVPLSNIDLAMSENILIMTIVGGTGSLFGSLLGAGSIVLLGDFLSDLWPRWLMLLGVILIMVVIFMRGGLWGGLSALFERLRSSRKANVVTKETLL
- a CDS encoding branched-chain amino acid ABC transporter permease → MLNLYLFQILNGLGLGMIYFLIAVGLTIIFGLLNFVNFAHGAFFLLGAYICYTAVSLTGSFWLALLIAPLVVAALAWAIERLLIQRIYHLPHMFQILVTLGIALIIQEASVMIWGPVGKSVAVPELLRGVLVIGDFVYPYYRLFLIAFSGLVGLGLWLLLERTRFGALVRAGSESTETVSLLGTNIFRLFSMTFALGVALAGVAGVLFAPLRGAQPFVGPEILGVAFVVVVIGGMGSFSGALVGGLLVGVVQSLMTTLWPQGASLMIYGAMAVVILVRPYGLFGRA
- a CDS encoding ABC transporter substrate-binding protein produces the protein MQRRTLLKASLTAAAALSLPLSVRCAFAAEPFTFYGLKSMSGAFASYGKFADMGSRLAVEQYPELLGRPLNYKVIDTEGNAGKAVRKVQEAIQQDGARFFQGCTLSSSALAVAKEVAKVGGVFMTPVGADEVTGKDCNSATFRWSVPTYGAIRETLIPLIKLLPNAKRWYTITPQYVFGEALLEGAKTVLKENGLEHVGNSYHSLQEQEFSGYLTNAIAAKPDVLVLLNFGSQSSNTLRQAVNFGIKERMKVLLVWSAGLDQFQELGSDVLEGVYLGAQYWHQVDTPLNRELVKLTQAKYGINPTYPLAADYISTKVMLDTIIATGSFDGSTVAKAMQGLSYEGPTGKESIRAGDHQVIKDYYLLVGKAAGDMADKDDLAKVLSAGQSFPPVETTGCVLG
- a CDS encoding FadR/GntR family transcriptional regulator yields the protein MLSRPLRRKRQKLSDVIVESVKRSIVTDALKPGDRLPTERELMESFQCSKGSAREALKALEVEGLVNTRTGPSGGAYLNQAGTEPASRALRNYLHFQHLDGEQVYQLRKVIEVELAVSVLGRLSEDDYRALQDNVDFCSAPEDSEAGQREQRLAELEFHNLLAKACPNPLLSFMAQFLNDLLRDLVVLKKAYKPKRKQFDAANLDYHKQLLIAFRAENETAIRSLMHEHMCDAEHHMTALEGQVSPHFLLEFDHSH
- a CDS encoding alpha/beta hydrolase encodes the protein MKTHDAARGITIGCGLLLTVLAPAIVHANTESPKTGIEWLLECTRPSLDRVDPEVLGRTQCGVVTAPLDHATPDLGTISFDITRVGAKQPLSRQGALFTHPGGPGVDTGGAFAVHLATVWKHYATQPAWGETYRVLADAYDVIEITPRGLSSLPGSRLECRSDASIMPQGDVTEDRSEGNLAAMRHNARVIAQACAKHPLTPYITSEQTTRDLEFVRRHLGELRFNYLGIGYGTWLGAWYGGLFPEQLGRMVLDSNIDWTSSLEHASLIVAREKERIFDHFVATPAANNPQVYQLGETREAVRQVFLQLQPTVRAALRSNNLYYSDPAGLMSAHLLSRWLQETPGADDLALLARARAYVFSPEAVIEHRAKSLFGLLLQRVREPFQPNLPAPGPLRMSAADSVRHAILCNSSGYSNETFWARTEAEYAVKYPIAGSFLEGRQCTAWPQRTANPLPHKRLAEAENLLMVQADFDDQAPAMGAAWAFERTLPASRVLLKGVNLHGVSFSGVSACVNQWVGEYLVHGTMPPRSTLCSDATAAQ
- a CDS encoding HAMP domain-containing sensor histidine kinase yields the protein MKPGFRWPRTLASQLSLIFLVSLICAHGLSFSAQFYERYISARTAMLGNLENDVSTSIAILDRLPAAERASWLPRLDRQNYRYLLGAGETGVPMSTDNVPMAATSIADALGKQYALTFRDIPGLQKHFQADLTLADGHPITIDVRPAAVPLALWLPVVLILQLALLLGCTWMAVRIAIRPLARLARAVETLDPNTHPTPLDETGPTEVAHAAAAFNAMQARIAEYLKERMQILAAISHDLQTPITRMKLRAEFMDDSNEKEKLWSDLGEMEHLVREGVAYARSVHGATEASCRIDMDAFLDSVMFDYQDMNKQVSLSGKSAVVLNTRPHALRRVLVNLVDNALKFAGAAQLEVGTAAGELSIKVLDRGPGIAEDELVQVMQPFYRVESSRNRGTGGTGLGLAIAQQLVVAIGGTLTLSNRQGGGLCAEVRVGLG
- a CDS encoding response regulator, with the protein product MDHVDHILIVDDDREIRELVGNYLKKNGLRTTVVADGRQMRSFLESTPVDLIVLDIMMPGDDGLQLCRELRVGKHKSTPVLMLTARSDETDRIIGLEMGADDYLVKPFAARELLARINAVLRRTRMLPPNLIVSESGRLIRFGRWRLDTTARHLLDEDDTLVALSGAEYRLLRVFLDHPQRVLNRDQLLNLTQGRDADLFDRSIDLLVSRLRQRLLDDAREPAYIKTVRSEGYVFSLPVEILGAQE
- a CDS encoding glycosyltransferase family 39 protein, which produces MSFWKTERGALLLLLGVSAVILLLGLGSRDLWGPETRWANIALQMLQSGDYFDPYLKGAPYYDKPLPSYWLITAFANMMGGLGPWSLRLSSVIAAWLSIWLVYLIGERLYRKGTGLIAGWMLATTFYFIFWARVATADVLTVCGVLAAVWWYWRGPDDTRLGRYTVFFLLLAATSLFKGLIGFVLPGLVLLPHLLSEQRYKRHLNPRLLLAVVIAGAFYAIPFVLSRLYGAPTYGESGLELVFRENVVRFFDPFDHMGPIYTYLIYLPAYTLPWAPFWILGLWLAVRHWRKTEPNTRWLVWGLGLLFVFFTASGSRRSYYVLPLVPFAQLLAAWWVSERIAQKRAAGKLSGQGWKWGFGIAAGAMLLVLGVIYPWTNGNGGVTRFAEDVQTQAVKSAPWDEWKFVMVEVDNKLPMYLQNNGAPFYYVAESQDFPRQGDSAAFMAWLEKTSGKRWDPRRTIIVAQYSKEDPTPLAFLGNDHQVITTQPDNGERYFHKRSGGSVAFIPSAH
- the arnT gene encoding lipid IV(A) 4-amino-4-deoxy-L-arabinosyltransferase, translating into MTRIKPLPLLLLAFALFYLLPLGLHGLWTPDESRYAQISQEMLMSGNWVSPHFMGVRYFEKPAAGYWLIALGQAVFGENLFGVRIASALTTGLSVLLAYLIARRLWNDPRKSLACALLYMSFGLVAGQAGYSNLDPQFTFWVNLSLVALWFALDSRTQRSRLAFWALLGVACGMGFLTKGFLAWLLPVLIALPYMIWQRRLGELLRYGPLAMLVAAVICLPWALAVHAQEPDYWRFFFWHEHIRRFAADNAQHARPWWFFLPIIVVSCLPWAALLPATLIKTWQEKRRPAMVFLALWFLLPLAFFSLSKGKLPTYIMPCLLPLALLMGHTLIDLVTRAKPRTLFINGLLNFLIGLTAMVVLIYLQIDRPLYGNSHSEMFSLSLAYIVLMGWMLTNLLQVLRPLTLWAMPALGIGLLVALLPVGMPAVVTDNEMPDQFILEHLDELQQTRALLSNELDSASALSWRLRRPEVAFYDTVGELRYGLNYPDSAYRKVDLDSVQSWLAEARRQGSVGVIMRVKSTSEMREAGQLPPGGKRYYKGNLEIIIYPQSL